One Triticum dicoccoides isolate Atlit2015 ecotype Zavitan chromosome 4B, WEW_v2.0, whole genome shotgun sequence genomic window carries:
- the LOC119293356 gene encoding B3 domain-containing protein Os03g0622200-like yields MQKMGKNCERCAEWQEHCYWSHMADENKHFFKLMVGDFTQSMSLPGRFAKNFNGRISEVINLKPPSGKSWSIKVAGDTDEVVLRSGWKEFVDGHGIGEGDRLLFKYGGASSFDVLMFDSTGCQKPPPPRPVKRRACDDNDIAENSARAKGRRCGYQASNKAEERAPHPPPAAKGDGAGLEMTLYRGTGKSIARAGHEDVDMDHGEAAAKNRYYFCKNGPVSEFHLTEEDKEEISSVPVPTEPRNPVFVNVMHPNHVCGTNRTSIVRVPSEFVGKYLGTIGKEIILRRASGKGRWHVRYASGDHYRGLCGLGWRNFARDNGLLAHDVCVFELMEGARRPAANVHVLRRLHGRFVLVR; encoded by the exons ATGCAGAAGATGGGCAAGAACTGCGAGCGCTGCGCGGAGTGGCAAGAGCATTGCTACTGGAGCCACATGGCTGATGAGAACAAGCACTTCTTCAAGCTCATGGTTGGGGACTTCACCCAAAGCATG AGCTTACCTGGTAGGTTTGCAAAGAACTTCAACGGGCGCATCTCTGAAGTCATCAATCTGAAGCCCCCCAGTGGCAAATCTTGGAGCATCAAAGTAGCCGGCGACACGGACGAAGTAGTCCTCCGGTCTGGGTGGAAGGAGTTTGTCGACGGTCACGGTATCGGGGAAGGAGACCGCCTGCTCTTCAAATATGGTGGAGCGTCCTCCTTTGATGTCCTGATGTTCGACTCGACCGGCTGCCAGAAACCACCACCTCCTCGTCCTGTCAAACGTCGTGCCTGTGATGACAATGACATAGCAGAGAACTCTGCCAGAGCTAAAGGCCGCCGATGCGGCTACCAGGCTTCCAACAAAGCTGAAGAACGCGCACCGCATCCGCCACCGGCGGCGAAAGGCGATGGTGCTGGCCTGGAGATGACGCTTTACAGAGGCACCGGCAAGAGCATTGCCCGGGCAG GCCACGAAGATGTTGACATGGATCATGGTGAGGCGGCTGCCAAGAATAGGTACTACTTCTGCAAGAATGGGCCCGTGAGCGAGTTCCATCTGACGGAGGAAGACAAGGAGGAGATATCAAGCGTCCCTGTCCCGACTGAGCCAAGAAACCCGGTGTTCGTGAATGTGATGCACCCGAACCATGTCTGCGGCACCAACCGGACCAGCATTGTG CGTGTCCCCTCGGAGTTTGTAGGCAAGTACTTGGGAACAATTGGCAAAGAGATCATTCTGCGGAGAGCCAGCGGGAAAGGGAGGTGGCACGTCCGCTACGCGAGCGGAGACCACTACCGGGGCCTCTGCGGTCTCGGATGGCGCAACTTCGCCCGCGACAACGGCCTCCTTGCACACGACGTGTGTGTTTTCGAGTTAATGGAGGGTGCGCGGCGACCGGCGGCCAACGTTCACGTCCTGCGGAGGCTGCACGGCCGCTTCGTCCTGGTGCGCTGA
- the LOC119295053 gene encoding uncharacterized protein LOC119295053 isoform X3 codes for MAFRGAASRSFLAAVRGRTASTAPRVRAAPIPAAPHRRIPASAPSSPLAAARPLAALMGSPVLVAARLTGHCAASARACCELSQGT; via the exons ATGGCGTTCCGCGGCGCAGCCTCCCGCTCCTTCCTCGCCGCCGTCCGCGGTCGCACCGCCTCCACTGCCCCGCGCGTACGCGCGGCCCCCATTCCCGCGGCCCCTCACCGTCGCATCCCTGCCTCAGCGCCCTCCTCCCCTCTCGCCGCCGCAAG GCCATTGGCGGcgttgatggggtcgccggtgttgGTTGCCGCAAGGCTGACGGggcactgcgcggcgagcgcgCGGGCGTGCTGTGAGCTCTCCCAGG GTACTTAA
- the LOC119295053 gene encoding uncharacterized protein LOC119295053 isoform X2 has protein sequence MAFRGAASRSFLAAVRGRTASTAPRVRAAPIPAAPHRRIPASAPSSPLAAARPLAALMGSPVLVAARLTGHCAASARACCELSQGKNGKDG, from the exons ATGGCGTTCCGCGGCGCAGCCTCCCGCTCCTTCCTCGCCGCCGTCCGCGGTCGCACCGCCTCCACTGCCCCGCGCGTACGCGCGGCCCCCATTCCCGCGGCCCCTCACCGTCGCATCCCTGCCTCAGCGCCCTCCTCCCCTCTCGCCGCCGCAAG GCCATTGGCGGcgttgatggggtcgccggtgttgGTTGCCGCAAGGCTGACGGggcactgcgcggcgagcgcgCGGGCGTGCTGTGAGCTCTCCCAGG GGAAAAATGGGAAAGATGGTTGA
- the LOC119295053 gene encoding uncharacterized protein LOC119295053 isoform X1: MAFRGAASRSFLAAVRGRTASTAPRVRAAPIPAAPHRRIPASAPSSPLAAARPLAALMGSPVLVAARLTGHCAASARACCELSQGTPFCRTCQDR; encoded by the exons ATGGCGTTCCGCGGCGCAGCCTCCCGCTCCTTCCTCGCCGCCGTCCGCGGTCGCACCGCCTCCACTGCCCCGCGCGTACGCGCGGCCCCCATTCCCGCGGCCCCTCACCGTCGCATCCCTGCCTCAGCGCCCTCCTCCCCTCTCGCCGCCGCAAG GCCATTGGCGGcgttgatggggtcgccggtgttgGTTGCCGCAAGGCTGACGGggcactgcgcggcgagcgcgCGGGCGTGCTGTGAGCTCTCCCAGGGTACCCCCTTCTGCCGCACTTGTCAGGATCGCTAA